Proteins encoded within one genomic window of Kineosporia sp. NBRC 101731:
- a CDS encoding RtcB family protein, with protein sequence MQRLGEKIFNWASILEEKTREQAVRASQMPFIFPHLALMPDAHLGKGATVGSVIPTDRAIIPAAVGVDIGCGMIAVRTQWSEDQIRAQGDLSVLRIAIEREIPLSAGGYNTEARTVEPVVAERLTVLETKAEKAGFDPTSYTGKWKRQLGSLGSGNHFIEVTADETGTVWLFLHSGSRGVGNLIAQKHIKVARAQMEKWHIILPDLDLAYLVQDTDEFWSYINQMRWAQDFALANREEMMHRLMLCVADFMGEPVQDLELINCHHNFTQQENHYGKNLWISRKGAIQADEGRPGLIPGSMGTASYVVTGKGNKLSLNSSPHGAGRNFSRTAARKKFSIDDLRVAMKGIEYRDTDAFIDEIPAAYKDIDQVMADAADLVEVQHTLHQILNVKGD encoded by the coding sequence GTGCAGCGTCTGGGAGAGAAGATCTTCAACTGGGCGAGCATCCTGGAGGAGAAGACGCGGGAGCAAGCCGTCCGCGCCTCCCAGATGCCCTTCATCTTCCCGCATCTCGCGTTGATGCCCGACGCCCACCTGGGCAAGGGGGCGACCGTCGGCTCGGTCATCCCGACCGACCGGGCGATCATCCCGGCCGCCGTCGGGGTGGACATCGGCTGCGGCATGATCGCGGTGCGCACGCAGTGGAGCGAGGACCAGATCCGGGCCCAGGGCGACCTGAGTGTGCTACGGATCGCGATCGAGCGCGAGATACCACTGTCGGCAGGCGGTTACAACACCGAGGCGCGCACGGTCGAGCCGGTGGTCGCGGAGCGTCTGACGGTGCTGGAGACGAAGGCCGAGAAGGCTGGTTTCGATCCCACCTCCTACACCGGGAAGTGGAAGCGGCAGCTGGGTAGCCTCGGGTCGGGTAACCACTTCATCGAGGTGACGGCGGACGAGACCGGAACCGTCTGGCTGTTCCTGCACTCGGGTTCGCGGGGCGTGGGAAACCTGATCGCGCAGAAGCACATCAAGGTGGCCCGGGCCCAGATGGAGAAGTGGCACATCATCCTGCCCGACCTCGACCTGGCCTACCTGGTGCAGGACACGGACGAGTTCTGGTCGTACATCAACCAGATGCGCTGGGCGCAGGACTTCGCGCTGGCCAACCGGGAGGAGATGATGCACCGGCTGATGCTGTGCGTCGCCGACTTCATGGGTGAGCCGGTGCAGGACCTCGAGCTGATCAACTGCCATCACAATTTCACGCAGCAGGAGAACCACTACGGCAAGAACCTCTGGATCAGCCGGAAGGGTGCGATCCAGGCCGACGAGGGCCGGCCGGGCCTGATCCCGGGGTCGATGGGCACGGCCAGCTACGTGGTGACGGGCAAGGGCAACAAGCTCTCGCTCAACTCCTCGCCGCACGGTGCGGGCCGGAACTTCTCCCGTACCGCGGCCCGGAAGAAGTTCAGCATCGACGACCTGCGGGTCGCGATGAAGGGCATCGAGTACCGGGACACGGACGCGTTCATCGACGAGATCCCGGCAGCGTACAAGGACATCGACCAGGTGATGGCCGACGCCGCCGACCTGGTCGAGGTGCAGCACACGCTGCACCAGATCCTGAACGTCAAGGGAGACTGA
- a CDS encoding bifunctional diguanylate cyclase/phosphodiesterase — MTRFGLPVTGIVTIVGMALAGLTVISLTGLLDDFADHTLDDVNRVLAGGLATGCLLHTWRPAARGPAGDRNWRLLLAGGTGIWTTTQLIGHHVGSPALADAGRLVLPVLALPALALPALGLPALVLPALRTAPSRRSTLRRSSHRPSPHRHRPAEKAGRPFAQVVFALDTIVVIGSLFLLFWVTSLRSAVREGALQLTASLADLALVVLVLLIALFRTPDRARSRDHAPDHTPAPALLGFGLVAVAVADSHAGRPATPVAQTLIDLTVLAGLVLVAGGALTDTRPRHPGNPPGTTPSKTPSTTPGTAPLDRLFHRLPYLPLTLASFLVAGQLLTRSTLDPVETALATALVVAVVLRQLSTGLDNVRLVAELRESQDRLRAQAFHDSLTGLPNRALFDQRLRHAIRGGRPLGLLFCDLDDFKAVNDRLGHTVGDDLLRAVGDRLRDCVGPGDTVARLGGDEFAVLMEDATEGPDVIGRRILASVGKPFQLTHHGQEARVRVGASVGVAVLDRVAPDASPESLLAGVDQAMYAAKRRGKNQLVTFRTGSGDRTGQDRYLPLFDPAAPPEQTVPEQQRAQDAAPPPPVGSPAPPPGLPRVMDPQTGPIPRPGSRPVTGGLTTPAAVYRASGQARPEPPRPVPSPEDAKEAEKEKLVAATQRDTERWMAEYEESERRASERNAAQMRAFEALQIEAEVRAGTRPEAEIIPFSRATELKQKARPSAGAIASSSVDAVDPDDPDGPTDDTLERAEQLATLSLDHIDVLYRPVIDLKTGKLQALSSTVRWRHPVHGLMTPDSLMAAAEHAGLRRALEERLFDAICHDIALLRKAPAWDTLTAHVPLNASYITDERLAIVVERTLRRHELPGRALVLHLTETRPVNDLPAAAGILGRITDLGVGIGLDAFGSGPSGLGLLTHLPIGSIVLDESLTTADPQSRAARVLAGTIAMTPGLDLLLIADGVDHQEQADRLGGLGVHQGQGPLYGQPVPLPELDLRRLPTTPA, encoded by the coding sequence GTGACCAGGTTCGGCCTGCCGGTCACCGGCATCGTCACGATCGTCGGGATGGCCCTCGCCGGTCTCACCGTCATCTCCCTCACCGGCCTGCTCGACGACTTCGCCGACCACACGCTCGACGACGTGAACCGGGTGCTCGCCGGCGGCCTGGCCACGGGCTGCCTGTTGCACACCTGGCGCCCCGCAGCCCGTGGCCCGGCCGGCGACCGTAACTGGCGCCTCCTGCTGGCCGGCGGCACGGGTATCTGGACCACGACCCAGCTGATCGGTCACCACGTCGGCTCCCCCGCCCTGGCCGACGCCGGCCGGCTGGTTCTGCCCGTGCTCGCCCTGCCCGCACTCGCCCTGCCCGCACTCGGCCTCCCCGCACTGGTCCTCCCCGCGCTCCGGACCGCGCCGTCCCGTCGGTCCACGCTCCGTCGGTCGTCGCACCGTCCCTCGCCGCACCGCCACCGGCCGGCCGAGAAGGCTGGCCGCCCGTTCGCCCAGGTCGTGTTCGCGCTCGACACGATCGTCGTGATCGGCTCGCTGTTCCTGCTCTTCTGGGTCACCTCGCTGCGCTCCGCGGTCCGGGAGGGCGCCCTCCAACTCACCGCCTCGCTGGCCGACCTCGCGCTCGTCGTGCTGGTGCTCCTGATCGCCCTCTTCCGCACCCCTGACCGTGCCCGTTCCCGGGACCACGCTCCGGACCACACCCCGGCACCGGCCCTGCTCGGCTTCGGGCTGGTGGCCGTCGCGGTGGCCGACAGTCACGCGGGCCGCCCCGCCACCCCCGTGGCGCAGACCCTGATCGACCTGACCGTTCTCGCCGGCTTGGTTCTCGTCGCCGGCGGGGCCCTCACCGATACCCGTCCACGCCACCCCGGGAACCCGCCCGGCACAACGCCCAGCAAAACGCCCAGCACAACACCCGGCACCGCGCCCCTGGACCGTCTCTTCCACCGGCTGCCCTACCTGCCACTGACACTCGCCTCCTTCCTGGTGGCCGGGCAGCTGTTGACCCGGTCGACTCTCGATCCGGTCGAGACCGCCCTGGCCACCGCTCTGGTGGTGGCCGTCGTGCTGCGGCAGCTGTCCACCGGGCTGGACAACGTCCGTCTGGTGGCCGAGTTGCGTGAGAGCCAGGATCGGCTGCGCGCCCAGGCCTTCCACGATTCCCTCACCGGTCTCCCCAATCGCGCGCTGTTCGATCAGCGACTGCGCCATGCCATCCGGGGCGGGCGGCCCCTCGGTCTGCTCTTCTGCGATCTCGACGACTTCAAGGCGGTGAACGACCGCCTCGGCCACACCGTCGGCGACGACCTGCTGCGCGCGGTGGGCGACCGGCTGCGAGACTGTGTGGGCCCCGGTGACACGGTCGCCCGGCTGGGCGGCGACGAGTTCGCCGTCCTGATGGAAGACGCCACCGAGGGGCCCGACGTGATCGGGCGCCGGATCCTCGCGTCGGTCGGAAAACCTTTTCAGCTCACGCATCACGGCCAGGAGGCACGGGTGCGGGTCGGGGCCAGCGTCGGAGTCGCCGTGCTGGACCGGGTGGCCCCCGACGCATCCCCCGAAAGTCTGCTCGCGGGCGTCGACCAAGCGATGTACGCGGCCAAGAGACGAGGCAAGAACCAGTTGGTCACCTTCCGCACCGGTTCCGGCGATCGCACCGGCCAGGACCGTTACCTGCCCCTGTTCGACCCGGCGGCACCTCCGGAACAGACCGTCCCGGAACAACAACGAGCGCAGGACGCGGCACCGCCGCCACCGGTCGGCTCACCGGCTCCCCCTCCCGGGCTGCCCCGCGTGATGGACCCGCAGACCGGGCCGATCCCCCGCCCCGGGTCCCGTCCGGTGACCGGCGGGCTGACCACCCCGGCCGCCGTCTACCGCGCGTCCGGCCAGGCCCGGCCGGAGCCGCCCAGGCCGGTGCCCTCGCCGGAAGACGCGAAGGAGGCGGAGAAGGAGAAACTCGTCGCCGCCACGCAACGCGACACCGAGCGCTGGATGGCCGAGTACGAGGAGTCCGAGCGCCGCGCGTCCGAACGGAATGCCGCGCAGATGCGTGCTTTCGAGGCGCTACAGATCGAGGCCGAAGTGCGCGCCGGCACCCGGCCGGAGGCCGAGATCATCCCGTTCAGCCGGGCCACCGAACTGAAGCAGAAAGCGAGACCGAGCGCCGGAGCGATCGCCTCGTCCTCTGTTGATGCTGTTGATCCTGACGATCCAGATGGCCCGACCGACGACACCCTGGAGCGCGCCGAACAGCTGGCCACGCTCTCGCTCGACCACATCGACGTGCTGTACCGCCCGGTGATCGACCTGAAGACCGGTAAACTGCAAGCTCTCTCGTCAACGGTGCGGTGGCGCCACCCGGTGCACGGCCTGATGACCCCGGACTCACTGATGGCCGCCGCCGAGCACGCCGGTCTCCGAAGAGCGCTGGAAGAGCGCCTCTTCGACGCGATCTGCCACGACATCGCCCTGCTGCGCAAGGCCCCGGCCTGGGACACCCTCACCGCCCACGTGCCGCTGAACGCGTCGTACATCACCGACGAGCGCCTCGCGATCGTGGTCGAGCGCACCCTGCGACGCCACGAACTGCCCGGCCGAGCCCTGGTGCTGCACCTCACCGAGACCCGCCCGGTGAACGACCTGCCCGCTGCGGCCGGCATTCTCGGCCGCATCACCGATCTCGGCGTGGGCATCGGCCTGGACGCATTCGGCTCGGGTCCGAGCGGGCTGGGTCTCCTGACCCACCTGCCCATCGGCTCGATCGTGCTGGACGAGTCGCTGACCACGGCCGATCCGCAGAGCCGGGCCGCCCGGGTGCTGGCCGGCACGATCGCCATGACCCCGGGCCTGGATCTGCTCCTGATCGCCGACGGCGTCGATCACCAGGAGCAGGCCGACCGGCTGGGTGGCCTGGGAGTACACCAGGGCCAGGGGCCGCTCTACGGGCAGCCGGTGCCGCTGCCGGAGCTCGACCTCCGGCGGCTACCGACGACCCCGGCCTGA
- a CDS encoding CDP-alcohol phosphatidyltransferase family protein has protein sequence MGENPVGGARVLNIPNLLSFGRLMLVPVFAVLIVTGHVGWAIAVLVVSGFTDYLDGTLARRWGQTTRLGQMLDPIADRLYILTTLLGLAYREVIPWWLVLLLIARDAVLVGSLLLMTADERRPLEVSFLGKAATACLLYAFPLLLLGDVDGRVADVAQPVGWAFAWWGTSLYWWSALLYLRQASAVLARRDRLRTRPPGSSSAATAPGRNAGKTAGKTAGKTAG, from the coding sequence GTGGGAGAGAACCCGGTGGGCGGCGCACGGGTGCTCAACATCCCTAACCTGCTCAGTTTCGGCCGTCTGATGCTCGTTCCGGTGTTCGCCGTGCTGATCGTGACCGGCCATGTCGGCTGGGCGATCGCCGTGCTCGTGGTCAGTGGTTTCACCGACTACCTCGACGGCACGCTGGCGCGGCGCTGGGGGCAGACCACCCGGCTCGGGCAGATGCTCGACCCGATCGCCGACCGTCTCTACATCCTCACCACCCTGCTGGGCCTGGCCTACCGTGAGGTGATCCCGTGGTGGCTGGTGCTGCTGCTGATCGCCCGCGACGCGGTACTCGTCGGCTCACTGCTGCTGATGACGGCCGACGAGCGGCGCCCGCTGGAGGTCAGCTTCCTCGGCAAGGCCGCCACCGCCTGCCTGCTCTACGCCTTCCCCCTGCTGCTGCTCGGTGACGTCGACGGCCGGGTCGCCGATGTCGCGCAGCCCGTCGGCTGGGCCTTCGCCTGGTGGGGCACGTCGCTGTACTGGTGGTCGGCCCTGCTGTACCTGCGTCAGGCGTCCGCCGTGCTGGCCCGCCGCGACCGGCTGCGCACGCGTCCGCCCGGCAGTTCGTCAGCCGCTACCGCTCCGGGCCGCAATGCCGGAAAGACTGCCGGCAAGACCGCTGGAAAGACCGCCGGATGA
- a CDS encoding DUF881 domain-containing protein, which translates to MTATPSRPLDASMTLLREVMERPLDPGYAAAASHPHPRTRVRTALTLVLSIVAGAGFVVAVGSIRVPQRESEKVSQELRQEIERRGDAVDQQEQRNADLSASITASQQALLGTRGAALSRQVRDLGALTGEIAVGGKGLTVTLDDAPGREEVGGDPRSDTDYYEGVVLDADVQVVVNGLWAAGAEAISINGERLTAVSAIRSAGEAILVDFRPLVPPYVVSVIGDQAKLQTGFAEGPAGPYVQSLRDNNGIKVDIARADDLTLPGAGQFVLRKADPVEESPAPEASDTGGHT; encoded by the coding sequence ATGACGGCCACTCCCTCCCGGCCGCTCGACGCCTCGATGACGCTGCTGCGTGAGGTGATGGAGCGGCCGCTCGATCCCGGCTACGCGGCGGCGGCGTCGCACCCGCACCCACGTACCCGGGTGCGCACCGCCCTGACGCTGGTGCTCTCGATCGTCGCGGGCGCCGGGTTCGTCGTGGCGGTCGGCTCGATCCGGGTGCCGCAGCGTGAGTCGGAGAAGGTCAGCCAGGAGCTGCGGCAGGAGATCGAGCGTCGCGGCGATGCGGTCGACCAGCAGGAGCAGCGCAACGCCGACCTGTCCGCCTCGATCACGGCGTCGCAGCAGGCGCTGCTCGGTACCCGGGGCGCGGCCCTCAGCCGGCAGGTGCGCGACCTCGGGGCCCTGACCGGGGAGATCGCGGTCGGTGGCAAGGGCCTGACGGTCACGCTCGACGACGCGCCCGGCCGCGAGGAGGTCGGCGGCGACCCCCGTTCCGACACCGACTACTACGAGGGCGTGGTGCTCGACGCCGACGTGCAGGTGGTGGTCAACGGGCTGTGGGCCGCCGGGGCCGAGGCGATCTCGATCAACGGTGAGCGACTGACAGCCGTGTCGGCGATCCGCTCGGCCGGCGAGGCCATCCTCGTCGACTTCCGTCCACTCGTGCCGCCGTACGTCGTGTCGGTGATCGGTGACCAGGCGAAGCTGCAGACCGGCTTCGCCGAGGGCCCGGCCGGGCCGTACGTGCAGTCACTGCGTGACAACAACGGCATCAAGGTCGACATCGCCCGGGCAGACGACCTGACCCTGCCCGGGGCCGGTCAGTTCGTGCTGCGGAAGGCTGACCCGGTAGAAGAGAGCCCCGCACCGGAAGCATCAGACACTGGAGGACACACGTGA
- a CDS encoding small basic family protein gives MIAAIGLLIGVVAGLVLQPEVPLWLQPYLPIAVVAALDAVFGGVRALLDGIFDDRVFIVSFLSNVVVAALIVFLGDHLGVGAQLSTGVVVVLGIRIFSNAAAIRRHIFKA, from the coding sequence GTGATCGCGGCGATCGGTCTGCTCATCGGGGTGGTGGCCGGCCTCGTGCTGCAGCCCGAGGTCCCGCTCTGGTTGCAGCCCTACCTCCCGATCGCCGTGGTGGCGGCGCTGGACGCGGTGTTCGGCGGTGTGCGGGCCCTGCTCGACGGCATCTTCGACGACCGGGTCTTCATCGTGTCGTTCCTGTCCAACGTGGTCGTGGCCGCGCTGATCGTGTTCCTGGGTGACCACCTGGGTGTCGGCGCGCAGTTGTCCACCGGCGTCGTGGTGGTGCTGGGCATCCGGATCTTCTCCAACGCGGCCGCGATCCGCCGGCACATCTTCAAGGCCTGA
- a CDS encoding DUF881 domain-containing protein has translation MADAGSALPEGGGSEPLRGSDAESAAQPEPVSPRARPAPLTRLTRGQLLAALLLAALGFGLVVQANQTKSGDLSSLSQSELVRILDDVSRQGERLDAEARDLEQTQSDLRSGTDRAAAAEKATRERLSVLGILAGTEPAQGPGITIKIEDPQALVDSATLLDTVQELRDAGAEAIQFGQVRVVASTSFTDPDTGGAIVTDGVEQSPPYRIVAIGDPATMESALNIPGGVLETLHQVGASGTVARRQDLTVSAVREVTSPTYAVPRTEN, from the coding sequence ATGGCCGACGCCGGATCCGCACTGCCGGAGGGCGGTGGTTCGGAGCCGCTGCGCGGCAGCGATGCTGAATCCGCGGCGCAGCCGGAACCGGTCAGCCCACGGGCCCGGCCGGCCCCACTGACCCGGCTGACGAGGGGGCAGCTGCTGGCGGCCCTTCTGCTGGCGGCGCTCGGGTTCGGGCTGGTGGTGCAGGCGAACCAGACGAAGTCCGGTGACCTCTCGTCGCTGAGTCAGAGCGAGCTCGTGCGCATCCTCGACGACGTCAGCAGACAGGGCGAACGGCTCGACGCCGAGGCCCGCGACCTGGAGCAGACCCAGAGTGACCTGCGGTCCGGCACCGACCGGGCGGCCGCGGCGGAGAAGGCGACCCGCGAGCGCCTGAGTGTGCTGGGAATCCTCGCGGGGACCGAGCCGGCGCAGGGGCCGGGGATCACGATCAAGATCGAGGACCCGCAAGCTCTGGTCGATTCGGCCACGCTGCTCGACACTGTGCAGGAACTGCGGGACGCGGGGGCCGAGGCGATCCAGTTCGGGCAGGTGAGAGTGGTGGCGAGTACCTCTTTCACCGACCCGGACACGGGCGGCGCCATCGTCACGGACGGCGTCGAGCAGTCACCGCCCTACCGGATCGTCGCCATCGGTGATCCGGCCACCATGGAGTCTGCCCTGAACATCCCCGGTGGCGTGCTGGAGACGCTGCACCAGGTGGGTGCTAGCGGTACGGTTGCGCGCAGGCAAGATCTCACCGTGTCCGCGGTGCGAGAGGTCACCAGCCCGACCTACGCCGTGCCCCGTACCGAGAACTGA
- the gcvH gene encoding glycine cleavage system protein GcvH, producing the protein MSDFEYPDDLKYTTDHEWVKVDGNVVRVGITAFAQEALGDIVYVTLPDQDAQVESGTTCGEVESTKSVSDVYAPVTGTVTQRNESLDTTPELVNSDPYGEGWMFEVTVPDATALTGLLSAAEYQSQLD; encoded by the coding sequence GTGAGCGATTTCGAGTACCCCGACGACCTGAAGTACACCACCGACCATGAGTGGGTAAAGGTCGACGGCAATGTCGTCCGGGTCGGCATCACCGCGTTCGCCCAGGAGGCGCTCGGTGACATCGTCTATGTCACCCTGCCCGACCAGGACGCGCAGGTGGAGTCCGGCACGACGTGCGGCGAGGTGGAGTCCACCAAGAGCGTGAGCGACGTGTACGCCCCGGTGACGGGTACGGTGACGCAGCGGAACGAGTCGCTCGACACCACACCTGAGCTGGTCAATTCCGACCCGTACGGCGAGGGCTGGATGTTCGAGGTCACCGTGCCGGACGCGACAGCCCTCACGGGTTTGCTCAGCGCGGCCGAGTACCAGTCCCAGCTCGACTGA
- a CDS encoding FHA domain-containing protein: MPRPTGEGYANQDVTRQEIEMSEPRFLSGQGPEGASSGQYDTTPLVETTISIAGLPGLTGNDDDRPTGLSGAEQAAVDALPEASALLVVQRGPNAGARFLLNAERTSAGRRPASDIFLDDVTVSRKHAEFVRRDGGFYVRDAGSLNGTYVGGDRIDEALLKDGDEVQIGKYRLVFHPSRRTP, translated from the coding sequence ATGCCTCGACCAACAGGTGAGGGTTACGCTAATCAAGATGTCACGAGACAGGAGATCGAGATGTCGGAACCGAGGTTCCTGAGCGGTCAGGGGCCGGAGGGCGCCAGCAGTGGGCAGTACGACACCACCCCTCTGGTCGAGACGACGATCTCCATTGCCGGTCTGCCCGGGCTGACCGGCAATGATGACGACCGGCCCACGGGGCTCTCCGGTGCGGAGCAGGCCGCGGTCGATGCACTGCCCGAGGCCTCGGCGCTGCTGGTGGTGCAGCGGGGGCCGAACGCGGGGGCCCGCTTCCTGCTGAACGCCGAGCGCACCAGCGCCGGTCGCCGGCCGGCCAGCGACATCTTCCTGGACGACGTCACCGTGTCCCGCAAGCACGCCGAGTTCGTCCGGCGGGACGGCGGCTTCTACGTTCGCGACGCCGGCAGCCTCAACGGCACCTACGTGGGTGGCGACCGGATCGACGAGGCGCTGCTGAAGGACGGCGACGAGGTCCAGATCGGCAAGTACCGGCTGGTCTTCCACCCCAGCCGCCGTACGCCCTGA
- a CDS encoding MerR family transcriptional regulator — protein MSIGAVLELLRQDFPDISISKIRYLEDQGLVEPQRTAAGYRKFTPGHVDRLRYVLGVQRDHYMPLRVIREHLDAVDAGLEPPVGRFGAGVAQGSFAPRLVEVVPEEPRPQPQRRFSRAQVLLAAEIDDDMLTALQAHGLVTPRPSGQFDADAIAVARTAGELAVFGIEPRHLRAFRTTADREAGLIEQVTNPIRARGDGSGARADDVAQELSSLTVQLHAALLKAALERGQS, from the coding sequence ATGAGTATCGGAGCGGTGCTGGAACTGCTGCGGCAGGACTTCCCTGACATCTCGATCTCGAAGATCCGTTATCTGGAGGACCAGGGGCTGGTCGAACCTCAGCGCACAGCTGCGGGGTACCGGAAGTTCACCCCCGGGCACGTCGACCGCCTGCGGTACGTGCTCGGGGTGCAACGTGACCACTACATGCCGCTGCGGGTGATCCGCGAACACCTCGACGCCGTGGATGCGGGTCTGGAGCCACCGGTCGGCCGGTTCGGTGCGGGTGTGGCCCAGGGCTCGTTCGCGCCACGACTGGTCGAGGTGGTGCCCGAGGAACCCCGGCCGCAACCGCAGCGCCGGTTCAGCCGGGCCCAGGTCCTGTTGGCGGCCGAGATCGACGACGACATGCTGACGGCACTGCAGGCGCACGGTCTGGTCACGCCCCGGCCCTCCGGGCAGTTCGACGCGGACGCGATCGCGGTGGCCCGCACGGCGGGTGAACTGGCCGTGTTCGGGATCGAGCCCCGTCACCTGCGGGCCTTCCGCACGACCGCCGACCGTGAGGCCGGGCTGATCGAGCAGGTGACGAACCCGATCCGGGCCCGGGGCGACGGTTCCGGGGCCCGGGCCGACGACGTGGCGCAGGAGCTGTCCAGCCTGACCGTGCAGCTGCACGCGGCGCTGCTGAAGGCGGCGCTGGAGCGCGGCCAGTCCTGA
- a CDS encoding bifunctional nuclease family protein, protein MRELDVVGVRVEVPSNNPIVLLKERDGDRYLPIWVGAPEANAIANAQQGLVPPRPLTHDLMKDVIEALGRRLSEVRIVALKENVFHAELVFDGGLTVSSRSSDAIALALRVGCPIVGAEEVLEAGGVSVPDEDEDEVEKFREFLDNISPEDFGEGGQGSENS, encoded by the coding sequence GTGCGGGAGCTTGATGTGGTTGGTGTCAGGGTCGAGGTTCCCTCGAACAACCCGATCGTGCTGCTCAAGGAGCGGGACGGGGATCGCTATCTCCCGATCTGGGTCGGGGCGCCTGAGGCGAATGCGATCGCGAACGCCCAGCAGGGGCTGGTGCCACCGCGACCACTGACGCACGACCTGATGAAAGACGTGATCGAGGCCCTCGGCCGGCGGCTCTCCGAGGTGCGCATCGTCGCCCTGAAGGAGAACGTCTTCCACGCCGAGCTGGTCTTCGACGGAGGGCTGACCGTGAGCTCCCGGTCGTCCGACGCGATCGCACTGGCGCTGCGCGTCGGCTGCCCGATCGTAGGGGCGGAAGAGGTGCTGGAGGCCGGTGGCGTCTCGGTGCCCGACGAGGACGAGGACGAGGTGGAGAAGTTCCGCGAGTTCCTCGACAACATCTCGCCGGAAGACTTCGGCGAAGGTGGACAGGGCTCCGAGAACTCCTGA
- a CDS encoding MerR family transcriptional regulator — protein sequence MLFTDDLPELDEEAGYRGPIACRAAGITYRQLDYWARTGLVQPTVRNATGSGTQRLYSFRDVLVLKVVKRLLDTGVSLQQIRIAVNHLRDHGVEDLAQITLMSDGASVYECTSADEVIDLVQGGQGVFGIAVGRVWREVEGTLAELPAERVGGDTTTGTSDDELSARRRQRAIS from the coding sequence ATGCTCTTCACCGACGACCTGCCCGAGCTCGACGAGGAGGCCGGTTACCGCGGTCCGATCGCCTGCCGTGCTGCGGGAATCACCTACCGCCAGCTCGACTACTGGGCCCGCACCGGGTTGGTGCAGCCGACCGTCCGCAACGCGACCGGCTCGGGTACGCAACGGCTCTACAGCTTCCGCGACGTGCTCGTGCTCAAGGTGGTCAAGCGCCTTCTGGACACCGGTGTCTCGCTGCAGCAGATCCGCATCGCGGTGAACCACCTGCGTGACCACGGAGTGGAAGACCTGGCCCAGATCACCCTGATGAGTGACGGCGCCAGCGTCTACGAGTGCACCTCGGCGGACGAGGTCATAGATCTCGTCCAGGGCGGTCAGGGCGTCTTCGGCATCGCCGTCGGCCGGGTCTGGCGTGAGGTCGAGGGCACCCTCGCCGAGCTGCCCGCCGAGCGCGTGGGTGGCGACACGACCACCGGCACCAGCGACGACGAGCTCTCGGCCCGCCGCCGCCAGCGGGCCATCAGCTAG